A region of the Gemmatimonadales bacterium genome:
GCATCGGACCGACGAAGGCGAACGTCTCGCACAGCTTCTCGACGTCGTGTCCGTCGATCGGGCCGAAATAGCGGAAGCCGAGCTCTTCAAAGAGCATTCCCTGCGAAAAGAGGTTCTTGACCGACTCTTCAACGTTGCGCGCAAAATCGACGACGCCGTCGCCGAAGACCGTGCCGAGCTTGACGGTGAGCCGCTTGATCCGTTCGCGGAGGCGGTCGGTCCGCGGGTCGGCGACGATCCCGCCGAGCCGCTTGGCGATCGCGCCGACATTCGGCGAGATGCTCATGCCATTGTCGTTGACGACGAGGAGGATGTCGCGGTCGGAATGCCCGGCGTTGTTCATACCTTCGTAGGAGAGACCGCAGGTGAGCGCGCCGTCGCCGACGATGGCAATCACCTTGTAGTCGTCACCGTGCAGGTCGCGGGCGGTCGCCATGCCGAGGGCAGCGGACATCGCGGTTCCGGCATGGCCGGCGCCGAACTGGTCGTTCTCGTTTTCATCCCGCTTGAGAAACCCGGAGATTCCTCCGGTGGTGCGCAGGGTGGGAAATGATGCATTCCGTCCAGTCAGCAACTTCCAGGCGTACGCCTGATGCCCGACATCCCAGACCACCTTGTCGTGCGGAGAATCGAACTCGTGCAGCAATGCAATGACGAGTTCGACAACACCGAGCGAGGCACCGATGTGCCCCCCGGTGACGGAGACGCAATCGATCAGCCGATCACGGACTTCCTGTGCCAGCTGTGGCAGGAGCTCTCGGGGAAGTTGCTTGACGTCGGCTGGACCCTGAATGCGATCGAGCAGGGACACGGCGGCTCCCGTGATGGTGAAGAATCAGGACGGTCGCGTCACAATATACCGCGCCAGTGCGGCCAGCGACGCGGTCGCAACTGAAACGTTCGCGAGTTCGGCCACGGCGCGACGCTCGTGATGCAGCGCCTCGGTGCGTGCCGCGTCGACGCCAAGGACGCTGACATAGGTCGATTTCGCGAGCGCCGCATCGCGCCCCGCAGGTTTGCCGAGTTCCTCGGAGGTTCCGGTGGCATCGAGAACGTCGTCCGCGACCTGGAACGCCAACCCGATCTCCTCGCCGTACCGTCGCAACGCTTCGAGCACCTCGGGCGGAGCGTTTGCCGCAATGCCGCCGAGGACGGCAGCGGCGCGAATCAGCGCCCCGGTCTTGCCACGATGCACTGCGGTGAGTTCCGGAAGGGTCAGGCGGCGATGTTCGGCTTCGAGGTCACGCCATTGGCCGCCGACCATGCCGCGAATTCCGCCGGCGTCGAAGAGCTCCGTGGCGAGCGCACCGGCGGCGCGGTCGTCGAGGCCGAGCGCAGCGCTCGCCATTGCCAGCGTCTCCGCCGCCACGGGGACGAGGAGATATCCGACACGCGTAGCGACAGCTACATCGAAGGCGCGGTGCGTCGTGGGGCGTCCGCGGCGCATGTCGTCGTCGTCCATGCAGGGGAGATCGTCGTGGACCAGCGAATAGGTGTGAACAATTTCGACCGCGGTCGCGACGCCCGCGATCGCCGGCGAGGTACCACCGGCGGCGCGGTAGGCCGCCAGCACCAGCGCCGGCCGGACGCGTTTGCCCGGACTGCGAAGGGCGTACGCGAGCGCTTCGCCGGTGACGCCTGCGACAGTGTCGCGGAGCCGGTCGGCGCAGCGGGCCAGTTCGGCGTCGATGCGGTCGCGCGCTTCGGCAAGGAGGCCGAGCGCGTCGGCGCCGTCATCCATCCAGCGGTTCGAACCGGAGCGTGCCGCCGGAGGAGTCTTCGACCACCTGCCGGACCCGGATCTCCGCATCGGTCAGGCGCGATTCCGCGGCCTTGAGCCGGCCGACGCCTTCTTCGAAGAGTGCCAGCGCCGCGTCGAGATCGAGCGTGTCGTCTTCGAGTCGGCGGACGATTTCTTCGAGGCGCTTGAGGTCGTCGCTCAGCGACGGCGCATCGCTCATGATTCCTCCACGTGCGCCGCAATGGAGCCGTCGGCGACAGTGAGCGTGAAACGCTGGCCCGCCGCAAAATCGGCGCGGTGCGACAGGACCTTTCCCGACTGGTCGCGCGC
Encoded here:
- a CDS encoding farnesyl diphosphate synthase, translating into MDDGADALGLLAEARDRIDAELARCADRLRDTVAGVTGEALAYALRSPGKRVRPALVLAAYRAAGGTSPAIAGVATAVEIVHTYSLVHDDLPCMDDDDMRRGRPTTHRAFDVAVATRVGYLLVPVAAETLAMASAALGLDDRAAGALATELFDAGGIRGMVGGQWRDLEAEHRRLTLPELTAVHRGKTGALIRAAAVLGGIAANAPPEVLEALRRYGEEIGLAFQVADDVLDATGTSEELGKPAGRDAALAKSTYVSVLGVDAARTEALHHERRAVAELANVSVATASLAALARYIVTRPS
- the xseB gene encoding exodeoxyribonuclease VII small subunit yields the protein MSDAPSLSDDLKRLEEIVRRLEDDTLDLDAALALFEEGVGRLKAAESRLTDAEIRVRQVVEDSSGGTLRFEPLDG